One window of the Pseudochaenichthys georgianus chromosome 21, fPseGeo1.2, whole genome shotgun sequence genome contains the following:
- the LOC117466527 gene encoding gastrin-releasing peptide receptor-like, with the protein MSLEGSVFTAPEDSGDPVLNVSTWEQHQYHIWLPGIGIAAVYGIIIFVGLVGNVTFMRTCLMVKSMRTVPNLFLSSLALGDVLLLLTCAPVDASRYLVDEWLFGRVGCKLIPFIQLSSVGVSVFTLTALSADRYRAIVRPLDIHRSSATRSICLRAGAIWLLSMSLAIPEAVFSDLHTFTTSHTNETFVTCAPYPSAGELHPKIHSTAFFLIFYIIPLFTISVYYCFIAHSLVRSSVEIPAEGNLHLQKQIKSRKRLAKTVLVFVGLFAVCWLPSHVIYLYRSYHYDQVDTSLGHFIASVCARILAFTNSCVNPFALYLMSKSFRKHFNKQLLCCTSPSRFNSQNSGSTNITTV; encoded by the exons ATGTCTCTGGAGGGTTCAGTCTTCACAGCCCCAGAGGACAGCGGGGATCCGGTCCTGAATGTCTCCACATGGGAGCAGCACCAGTACCATATCTGGCTCCCTGGCATCGGGATCGCTGCTGTCTACGGGATCATCATTTTCGTGGGTCTGGTGGGGAATGTCACGTTCATGAGGACGTGTCTGATGGTGAAGTCCATGCGCACGGTGCCCAACTTGTTCCTTTCCAGCCTGGCTCTGGGGgacgtgctgctgctgctgacctGCGCCCCGGTGGACGCCAGCCGGTACCTGGTGGACGAGTGGCTGTTTGGCCGCGTTGGATGCAAACTGATCCCGTTCATCCAGCTCAGCTCGGTGGGAGTCTCCGTGTTCACCCTCACTGCTCTCTCCGCTGACCG GTACAGAGCTATAGTCAGACCTCTGGATATCCACAGGTCCAGCGCTACTCGCAGTATCTGTCTCCGAGCGGGGGCTATCTGGCTGCTCTCGATGAGCCTGGCCATCCCTGAGGCTGTGTTTTCCGACCTGCACACCTTCACCACTAGCCACACCAACGAGACATTTGTGACCTGTGCCCCTTACCCCAGCGCGGGGGAGCTGCACCCCAAAATCCACTCCACTGCCTTCTTCCTCATCTTCTACATCATCCCACTCTTCACCATATCTGTTTACTACTGCTTCATTGCTCACAGTCTGGTCAGAAGCTCTGTGGAAATCCCTGCTGAAGGAAACCTGCACCTCCAGAAACAG ATCAAGTCCAGAAAGCGTCTGGCCAAAACGGTGCTGGTGTTTGTCGGCTTGTTTGCCGTCTGTTGGCTGCCAAGTCACGTGATCTACCTGTACCGCTCCTACCACTATGACCAGGTGGACACCTCGCTGGGCCACTTCATCGCCAGTGTGTGCGCTCGCATTTTGGCTTTCACCAACTCCTGTGTGAACCCATTTGCCCTCTATCTGATGAGCAAAAGCTTCAGAAAACACTTCAACAAGCAGCTCCTGTGCTGCACTTCCCCCAGCCGCTTCAACAGTCAAAACAGTGGAAGCACCAACATCACCACCGTCTGA
- the asb11 gene encoding ankyrin repeat and SOCS box protein 11, protein MVAVQTEVSLCTQPWQKPLYIYGGLACNSLMADFWSDRTPLHEAAYQGRLLHLRSLIAQGFHVDTLSLDRVSPLHEACLGSHYACAKFLLDSGANVEAVSTDSATPLFNSCSSGSAACVRLMLQHGASTHTPYQLVSPLHEAAKKGHRECLELLLSYGAHIDMELQVGGTPLYSACMAQTAACVRALLCSGADVRIGCGQDSPLHAAVRSGRANVVDLLLDFGADGCCRNAEGKTPLDLSLPNSTVRDTLQKKGPCSLSQLCRLGIRRSLGRSRLHRASGLSLPHSIKDFLLYQ, encoded by the exons ATGGTTGCAGTTCAGACTGAGGTTTCCCTTTGCACCCAACCTTGGCAGAAGCCCCTGTACATCTACGGGGGGTTGGCATGCAACTCACTGATGGCTG ATTTCTGGTCCGACAGAACTCCTCTCCATGAAGCCGCCTACCAAGGCAGACTGCTACACCTGAGGAGCCTCATCGCACAG GGCTTCCATGTAGACACGCTCAGTTTGGACAGAGTCTCTCCTCTCCATGAAGCTTGCCTTGGCAGCCATTATGCTTGTGCAAAGTTCCTGCTGGACAGTGGTGCAAAT GTGGAGGCAGTTTCAACAGATAGTGCCACACCCCTCTTCAACTCTTGCAGCAGCGGGAGTGCTGCTTGTGTCAGGCTCATGCTGCAGCACGGTgcctccacacacaccccctACCAGCTAGTATCACCTCTACATGAGGCTGCTAAGAAAG GTCACAGAGAGTGTCTGGAGTTGCTGCTGTCGTATGGAGCTCACATCGACATGGAGCTGCAGGTGGGGGGGACGCCGCTGTACTCTGCCTGCATGGCCCAGACTGCAGCCTGTGTCAGGGCGCTGCTATGCTCAG GAGCAGATGTTCGGATCGGGTGTGGGCAGGACAGTCCTTTACATGCTGCAGTTCGAAGTGGAAGAGCCAACGTTGTGGATCTCCTGCTGGACTTCGGGGCTGATGGGTGTTGTAGGAATGCAGAGGGAAAGACTCCTCTGGATCTCTCATTGCCAAACAGCACAGTTAGGGACACGTTGCAGAAAAAAG GTCCCTGCTCTCTGTCGCAGCTCTGTCGCCTCGGTATTCGTCGAAGTCTGGGAAGGAGTCGTCTCCACCGAGCCTCTGGCCTCTCCCTCCCTCACAGTATCAAGGACTTCCTCCTCTATCAATGA